The following is a genomic window from Engraulis encrasicolus isolate BLACKSEA-1 chromosome 13, IST_EnEncr_1.0, whole genome shotgun sequence.
CAGTAAGGACCTCAAATGGAGGCCGATTAAGTTTTCTTTAGTGTTAGGACTATGTAAATATGTACACCTGaaaagggggggaagggggggagctAAATACATGGGTCACACAGACATGTGAGGGGCACAGAGGCAAACGTTATGTCAGTCAAAATGATTTCCTTTTTCTTGGTTTGTTGTATAAGTACTGGGAACATCTCAATATTGTCTACATGAGCGGTAGGgtggaaaaaaagggggaaaaaaagacaaaaacaacaccAGAGAGAAGACGAGCTAAAGcagcaaaaagaaaagaaaaaaataaacagttaAAACACTTCCTAACGCATTCCTTCTACAAAACAGACTAAGACGCAAAACTGGACAGAAAAGAAGGCGTGAGGTTTTTTTTAAGTGCCTGCTTCCCCAGGGGGTCTGACTACACCCTGCCAGAGAGAGTGAGCCCCGTGGGGAACACAGTGCCTGTCTTCAATGCACGTTACACATCATATATTATattcttggattttttttcttatacACAAGAGATCTGGAAGTCCTGGAACAGCAAAGGCCAACCTTGGCACGGTATATAAAGGCAGAGGGGTACTTATGCTGGGGAGCATTTGAAGGGAAAGGCAGTAGAAGAGGATGGCGCATGGTGGGGTGGGGTACGGGGGCTGTAGCATGGTGTTCAATGGCAAAAGAAGCTCTGGGGGTAAGTAGGCTAGCAGGTGAAGGCAAATGGTGGGTAGTGCTGAGGGTTGGGTGTAGTCGGTAAGGGAAGGCTTGCGGCAGTTAaggatgtagtgttggtggtggttggCTGTGCTCTCCGGCTTCACGGAGACAAGAGGGGTGAGGGTTTGGGAGGGGTAAGGGGAACAGGGCAAGGTGGGTAAGGGCTTCTGGCTACTCAGATGGTCTGGTAGCCGGCGTGACTCCTCTTGCGGCCGATGAGGTACGCCATGAGCACGATGAGCACCAGGCCCGACAGCGCAGCGCCCACGATGATGGGAATCAACATGTCGTCCTCATCCAGCTCGCACTCCTCCGctgcagaccagagagagagagagagagagagagagagagagatagagagagagagatagagagagagagagagagagagagagagagagagagagagatagagagagagagagagagagagagagagagagagagaggcaggaagagggGTGGGGTTAACACACATGTATGAAAACCTGCATGAACCACCAACAACCTGAGGCGGTCACTTTTTTTCAGTTCAAAGAAATCAAAACAGTCCCTCCTACCTATAACTTGGGTCATTACACTAATATCCAGGGACTGAACTTGACACAGAAAGAACAAACAAGATATTTGGGGGAAAACTATTAAGAAAGCACAATCTTAAGTTATTTACCGCTTTCTTATTACCCAGGGAGTATCTCAATCGATGATTAAATAATTAATTTGTTAGACATCCGTTGCTATATTTAGATTTTCATCAAGAATGTGAAATGACTAGTACTGGGATTCTATCCAGAACTGTACATAAGGTGATGGACTGAGGAAAGCAGAAACACCATGAACATCACCACCAAACACAACAGCCTTTTCCACAAATGTCTGAAGACCAGGGTTTCATTGGTTCTTTGGTAGGCGACTGCACACAGGACAAGATGATACAGTGATGCATATATTCATGACTATTTTCAATCATTAAAGGATGAGAATCAGCACACAAATGAAAACCTCAAATACAAGCTATGGACATCAAGAAGGAAGCACATCCTGCATTTTGAACCCAACTGTCAACACACAAGTCTATAACTAAACAGTGACTGAAAAACACAAGCCAATTTTTGCACCTCACATTGCCAGAGGTGTCAGAGTTGAGACCAAAATGCTGACTTTTCAAAATTCTACAAACTTCAGTAAACAGTGATGGAAAACATGTGCCAAAATGCTGAGTTTACAAAACAGTAACAAAAAAAAGTGACtgaaaaagtcaagtcaagtccagtcaaTCACAGGTTTCACGGCTCACTCACCTTCGCCAAAGGCGCCCGAGTTGATGCCGAAGGGCTGCACCTGCAGCTGGTAGGTGttgagggagaaggaggggtCGACCATGAGCACCTGCTCCTCACGGCACATGTACGAACGGCCCAGAGTGCCACGCAGGTAGTCCAGATCACTGCCAGCCGCACTCATAGGGGCTGAGGAGAAAGGCATACACAACACATTATGGCACATAGATACACCAGACCACTCATAGGGGCTGAGGAGAAGggcatacacaacacaacacaacacaacacattatgGCACATAGGTACACCAGATCACTGTCAGGCGCACTCATAGGGGCTGAGGAGataggcatatacacacacaaaacatttatgGCACATAGGTACACCACATCTACTAATCATATTATGACATGCGGGAAGTCCAGACTTCTGCCAGACACACCCAGAAGATCTGAGGAGAAGGTCATCGACATCATTAAATATAGATATATTGAAAGTAGTTTTCTTTTCTTACTGGTGctaccccctcacccccacccacaaacaaacaataaacaaacaaaataagcaACCATGTGTACTACAGATATATGCATGACCATTTTGGGTGTCTCTTCCTAGGAAGAaaacttgtctcaaatggcatagtgtggccAAAATTAATAATAAATAGCACACCTTACTTTTTCCCCAAATGTAGTATTTTGGGCAGAATaaacctagcctcgcgagccatcctacgtacttccgccaaaggattggctccactactgtagtctggccgtgcttctctgtggagtgcctggagcagtaaaattttgatcgcaacgcccccccagaaaacagccaataatcgaatacgccccccacgtgggggcgaaagggggaggacgctcgtgacaatgacgtacacatctgcgccagagccattggtctgcgctatgttgttgcgattgggtgagaggtgtccaataatttcaaaccataactgagtgcaaacttcctgcttcctacaatcgcttcagagcaaacaaatgccagaccataaatacgaagtgaaatggtagtattatgggatggtcaggaccaggctagaataaacctattctcttaccggtactgtgcAACTGCTGTAAATGTTATACTGGTGCAACGCACCTGTGGgcacccgtctactttcacccctaTATATAGCGCATGAGCACTgcctttcattatttatttattatttgtagtttatttagcagggacaatgcagtgcacattattacaaacatgacatggcaaggccatgacacaacttgagGATGTGAATACATAAAAAGTTTGTAGCTAGATAGCTATGTATTCACATACTGTGTCTATGGGTACTGTCAATAATGCTGTATCAAATCTAATCATCACACATCATGACTTGAAAGTTGGTTCAGACCACTGCCAGACGCACACATTTGTAGAGGAGAATCAAGTAATACACAGCAGAAATGTTATATAAAAGCATTTCCCCCCCAACTAAAAAACATAGTTGTTTTTTAAAGCACGTTGAGATGGTCCTCACCATAACTCATTTACTCATAACGCTCAGTTACATGTCCATTCCCTGGGTTTAAAATAACACTATGCACCATTTTGAGTCTGCAAAATGTTGTCTAGAATTTGTTGTGATCTGTTAGTACCACCAAGGACCAATTTCACCATCTTAATACAAATTAGAAAGTGTTTTTAAGTTTCCAAATCAAAGTCTACGTATGGCAAGTATTGTTGTAATTAATTATGGGGGGCACCTGGCCAGCTATGCTTAGGgcatccaaaaccttagcaggggcTCTGCTCATGAAACCTCATGAGAGCTCAATTTATCTTCATTACTGAACTGCCAACTGATAAGAAGAGGAAACATACTGTCAGCACACCGTTTCAAAATGAAAATGAGGTCTACAAACACAGCTCCACTCTTTCATCAAACAAACGTAACGAGTCTCACCTGCCATGTCCGGCCAGGCCGCTGATAGGGACAGGGTGCTCAGGTGATACTTCTTGGAGGTGACATTCTGGAAAACCAAACGGCAGTTACTATGCAGGACAGGCACACAAATAAATGtgatgtgaaaaaaaacaaaaaaacgtagaCAGGAATCAGTGcctacagctccaccttgtgGTCCGTTTTGTTACATATAGCATAAGGCAGCAGCAGCTACAAGCCCAGTCATCCAAAACCTGTGGTAGGCAGTAGGCCCTGACCAGTAGCTTCTTTATTAAGAGAACAGCCACTAGTAAGCACTCATCGGACGCACTACAGCACCGTCGTTTACATAACTTTGAACCAGATCGCTCACTGGGGGGCTTACAAGGGTATTCAGATGTACTACATAGGCACTTCCATATGTTTTGCCTTCTATATAGGAAGCCGGCAGTAGGGACTTTCGGATACACACCTAAAATGTGAGACAGACGTGGATACATGTGGAGTGTTTCACACAAGCTATCCATTGCTtcagtttgggttttttttggtagattttttttttggtcttttcgacTTCATTGCTGATAGGTacacaggaagcaaattgggggagagagatggaggaggggttggcaaattacctgagccagaatcgaaccctggtcgctggtgtagcagcccagtgccctaccattagagccacggtGGGGCCATAGTTTGTACTTTGACAAAACTGGGGAACTTGAGATTTTGGATGAAATGGTCCAACAAATCAGACCCCACCCCACATAAAAGGCATACAGAGAATATGAATATGATAGAACACATGGAAAGAAATACAGGCGTAAAAGCCCCCTACGTTTTCAGTTGCCGCCCATGAACAAAGGGCAAACATAGTGGAGAGCTATACAGTACTTGAAAGACATGCATTTTACAGATTGTCTCCTTCAGCTTTCAGCAAAGCATGACTAGAACGACCAGCCTACTTTTTTGTAGTCTCGGTCATCAGTATGCAAGATGATGTGCGAGAGTGATAATCTCTATGAAAAAATaattggttgaaaaaaaaaaatgttggcttagttttaaaaaataacgcatgaagttctgagtgtgtgacGACAATTGTTGTTTTTTCATAAAGCTTAACTACTGACCGCCATGTGCACCTCACATGGTGTGCCTTTACTAAAACCAAAGACAGACTACTTTGTAAGTGCTGTGGTAATCTCaccagagagaatgagaaggtgAGGTTGGTCTTCTCCTCGGAGAGGATGAGGGTGGCTGTCTCCCCAGAGCAGGAGCCCGCCGGCTTGGTCAGGTTGGGGTGCAGGTTCACCAGCTCCTGGACAGTCTAGACAGGACCAAAAAAGAtaaaagtttgtttgtttgtttttcatttaacccattgatgcctgatgttgcgtggcgcaacattggccctggcgcctggagttgcattacgcaacattcaggctcatgagatttgagacaactttattaaaatctctatttgtttgagatgaatgaacacattctaatgaaagatgaaggtcttagcttgggtctgaagcacataaaaatatgcactaagttgcatttaaacgctgagatatttataggctgagggcagtttTTCTTAAAAGGGGCTCAGGCAtgcagcacccttttttgcaggtgccttaggcgtcaatgggttaaagccagttaagcagctgtggctatttcatggctaaTAAACTTACAGGTAATACATTGCAGTTGACATTAGAAACCAACAatgaaatacataaataaatacatcaaaaaagaaaaaagcatgaAGACAATGGGCCTCTATGTCAAATATGACCTGTACTAATCCGGGCCTATATTTCAAATAGTGCACCTGTACCAGTTTGTGACGGTTTGGACAACACTGACTGATGAAGTCATCTTGGTTTCAAAAAGGTAATTattaaatgagaaaaaaacaccaaaaacaaaaacaacagagagagaaggtTCCAAAATAGATGCATGAAGTTCATGATGTCTAAAAATTAAACCAATTCTTAAAGTTTCTTTTGTTccagacatgtacaagtttttatcttttacctgacatgtttcgacagtgaaACTTCCGTCCTCATCATGTCAACATGTCAGGTAAACCATTCAAAAACATTTACATGTCTGGAAAAAACTGAAACTTTAGGAAGGTTCCAAAATGTTCATGGGAGGTCAAACAGTGACCATTTAAGTTCAGACATTCATGAGCTTCCTTATAACTGAAATCACTAAACATCTGCAACAACAGCCAATCAAACAACTGCAAAACTATCCTCTACATCCTGACTGACATTCCAATTCTTATTAAAATGTCAGGAccctgtacacatgcacatgcaaaacccaaacaaacaaacacacacagagctgagagTATGCTTAGATGTCAATTAAAATGTGTGAAGCGAGTCCAGCATCCTCTCCGTACTATATGGCACATGGCTGGCTAATTTGTCCAGAGAGGATGTGTTAAGATGGAGCTGAGGCTTGCTAACCCTTTCACAGCTGAGGAGTGAATGACGAATGTTATGTGGGGGGGTTATGAGCATGTGAGAGCTGATGGAATTAGTCTTCGCAACACTCTAGTCTATCCACATGGAATCACAACCTGAAATGGATATCGGCTGCCATTCGATTAAGCTTACTGGTTGTGCATCAGAGAGCGAGTAGAGATAGCAATAAGGGCAGCCATACACGGGGTCATATTTCTGCGCAAGCAAGATGGTATGAAGACTGCTGCTAATGGAATCTCATCATCTCTTCCATGAACGAAAATTCCACACAGgttttttctttcccccccacccccaatcctTGTCTCAAAGAAAACGTGATTCACCGCAAAATACATTTCAAATCTAATGATTCTGTCAACAGTACTTTATGGAACCGCCACCATCTGGCGTAAATTATTCAGATTCCATCATGACTTTCAGACCGAAAATCGATTGTGTTTAAAAGCGCACCCTTTCTTTTAAGAATCCAGAATGAAGTCTGCCAACTACAAACCAAAAGATGACTGAACGAAAAGGAAACCCAAAAAAGCAAAGAAAGTATCTTGTGACAACAAAAAAGAACACTCAAAGggtttgttaataataataataataataataataataataataataataataataataattccatcCATAAACATAAATAATTCACACAACTTCAATAATGCGAGATGGTAGGCAGAACTACAGTGGATTCTGCTGTTTACTGTAAATATACCGATGCTATCTCCTCCTGAGGAGGCAGCACGTGTTGAGAGGATGCCCACTGGCTCCTTCTTAGAAGAGGCCAGCGCGAGCACAGCATGACCTGGCAGAGAGAACACAGCCGCCTGTCAGCTGGTGTGGGGTGTGCATGGCTCTTCTCATCCGCACTGAAGTCCTTGTTCTCTCTGCTTAAGTGGCAAGTACCTCGTTTTCTATGTTAATGAAAGTCGTGTCTCAGCTAGtgaagtgtgcatgtgtcttgttGTCAGCATGGAAGTGCGTCTCCACCTCGCACTCTTTGTTTAAAGTGTGAAGTACCTTGTTTTCCATGTTAGTGAAAGTGACGTTGAGCTGCAGTCCCATTCGAGCCATGAGGCAGACTGTTCCGTTGCCGTTGGTGACATTGTAGTCGCCCCTTTCTGGGTTGCCAGGGGACGCCTGGGGGTCAGCGGTGGCCGCCACCTCCTGACTCACAACGCTATGATGTAGTGTGGCCACTGTGGAAACACAAGTTCACCATTAATTCTTGCAGGAGAAATTACCACATTACAAACACATTGAtgcatgaatggatggatggatggatttcatAGATGGAGGGCATACAGGCCGATAATATTTGTTTTATATTAATTCAGGCCTTCTTTTTGACACAAAATTAGGCCAATACAAATATTACATTGGACTCCTGGATATACCAAATATTTCCAACAAGTATCTTTGAAATAGGCCTCTGAGGGTGCCAGAACTTTTTTCAAAATCTAATCAGTGCCTTAGTAAATATAGCTGTGAAACAGGCAACCAGTTCCTGTTAGTTATGCCTATATGGGCTACAGGGAACAGCAGACACCGGCTATTTTGCAAACTAATGTCATCATGACACAACAGGCGATGCTGCTGACACTTGCCAGTGCCTAGCCAGCGGTTTGCCTCAAAGCCCTTCATGGGGAAAATCACGTGAGGGACAGGGAGACAATACGGTTTAGCGCACCACTGACAGCATGCGCCTATTGCAATCTTACCAAACGAGAAAAACAACAACGCATAGTACGACAGGGGTCATGACCTGgagtaggagagagggaaaaTCCCGCTCAACACGATGACTTTATACGGATTAATTACTAGCAGGTGTGGGGATAATTAACAGCACAACACAAGCTACAAAAATACAGCAAATCATTGGCTAGCTGGCTAGCCAACTTCACAGGGCTGGCGATGCTCAGTAGCCGGGTCTCTTACCTAACACAACGATGAGTGTTATGCTGGTGGAGAGAGGTTGCTTGCGAATGTGAGGTATCATGTTTCCAGTCAGTTGCCAAAGTGAATCTCAGTGCGCTCGCTCGGCCCACAACAACGCCAACCGGACGGCTTCGGGGctagacaaacaaacaattacGCACTCGTTTTACAAACGCTGCGCTCAACGTTTCGTCGAATTCAGCCAGCCGCTGCAAACCTCACCCTGCCTTGCGTCCTTCACGCTGGTCCTGCGCTGAAATATGCCCCAAAAAGCCTGTCAGGTCACGACACTTTTTTACCGCTGCTTTCTTTTCATGCTAGTGATGATGAGATGCCCCCCTCAGCTGTGCTTGGAAGAAATAAAATAGTCATGTGAACAGCACTTTAGGACCACCCCGTCACGTGAGAATGAGTAAGACAAAACAGGTCTGTGAAAACCAGGCAGGGATATTCAGCCCCTAGTGGTTGTCATAATTATGACAGGTATAAAActgagaaattaaaaaaaaaggttttccatAAGTGTCAAATTCTCAGCACTTGGGGGTACTTATATTAGCCTACTCTATCCGGGTTTTGCATAATGGAACTGATCTGACTCTGCTCGTGTGCAAATGTCTAGGTCTGGCTTGGGAAGTGGTGGGGGCATTACTAGCCTATGGCAAATTGTCTTGGTAAAGTTTTTCATTATATTATATGAGAAAGTGGTGaagacaagctaggtttatctcaaaagtggtatgaacGTGtctccaccatccacacctagaAATACACCCATGCTTGTatgtgacagaaaaaaaaactgtgaaaaacTGAATTCACGTAGACCTTCTTCCTTGCCAGTTAGATGTCTGGAAGGTGAGATTACTGAGGTGAAGTCAATATCCAGCTAAATCTGGCAGTCTGGgttaggataggcctacttgtggCAGGTGTACTAATAGTCTCTTCGTTCGGTCTGATCATACGGTCTCTGGGTCTGATGCATCCCTGGTCCTGGAGACACTAGAAAAGGCCTGTGCAATCAAATGACATGGCACAATTGGCAAGGAGATGCCAAATGTTTACAGGAATATTCTAGAATGGCTTCACGAGATAATGTTACATAGCCTTTGACCTATTTTGGTGACCACACAGTCCCAAAAGTCCAGCCCACTGGTGTGTCATACATGCCATCAAACCTGTGTTGCGACTCAAATAAATATGAGGCAGGCATTTTCTTGGACTTTCatagggttttttgttgttgttgtgacctAATGCCTGAGGGACAGCAATAGTGTTGGAGCTGGATCTGATGAACCTAACCAAAATAATCACCAGAATCTGCCTAATACAGACTGCATTTCCATGACTTCACAAACAGGCCCACTGACACAGTCAGGATCACACGAGTCAAAATTTACCTCAGCCCTAGCCTGGAGGAAAAAGAAGCTTAAAATGATGAAAGAAGTTTTAAAAGGTGGATAGTTTAAAATAGTTAGCGGTTGCAAATGTGGAGGTCATCAATGAAAATCAAGAATAAATCATGATAAAATCTTTTGGTCGTACAAGTTTATGAAGATTGACTTGAGTttcgagagaggggggggagagagagagagagagagagagagagagggagagggagagggagattccCCTTCCTCTTTCCTTGCCCTGTGGCCTCATCCTGCTCAAGATCACAAGATCTCGTGTGGATGCTTCATTTGTCTTATTACAAAGACAAggtgtgaggaggggggggggggcatgggtccTACATTTTCTTCTTCCTAAGTCTTCCAAGGTGATGAGGTCTGCACATACACCTTTCAAAACACATGACAACATACATCAATTGAGCTTGAAAGTTCATGTCTAACCTATTTTTTAAACTAATTAATCACTCCAGACATGTCCAAAGAAAGGTTTGCAAGGCCCTGTAATAGAAAAGTAGAAAAAAGGTGTGCCAATTTTAAGCTGGCTCTGAAAAAATGATCCCCTTTTGCGACACTGCGTCACATGACATCACCAGTGGACACCATTGCTGTGAGATCCATATAGCTTTGCATAGCTGCCTATACCAACCATTCAAAGATATCTAGTCCCACAGTCCGACTGATTGGTAGCCTGTGTGTATTGGCTTAATCAACagcgaaaaaagaaaaagaaaaagagtgaaaTTGTCTGTTCGGGAGTTTCTTCAAGTTAATCAACAAGCTAACAACAGGAAGGACCCAGAATGTCAGAGCTTGATGACAGGCAGAAGGCCCTCACCCATTAATCAAGACCAGGAGATGAAAGAAGAAAGACTTTGCCCAGGAGATGATGCCCAGACAGACAGCAATAAATACAAACACGCAGGGTCAATTAGACAGTTAAACATAAACACGCAGGGTCAATTATACAGTTCCTACCTTGATCTCACCTGAAATGAAAACTCTGTTATTGGTAGGAATTCCAGAGCACTCAGCAAGATGTGtttgctatttttgctatttcTGTGATTTTCTGTAATTTTGGTAGTTTGTGGTGTTCTGGATAGCACTAGCTTCTACTTTGTTGATTTTGGCCATCTCTGGTATTTTGGATAGTACCAGTTACAGTATTACCTCCAccaccaaggaggttgtgttttcagtcgctttggtttgtctgtctgtttgtttgtctgtctgtcagcaggataactcaaaaagttatgaacggatttggatgaaactttgtggagttgttggagatGACAAATGGAACAAGTGATGACATTTTGGTGCTGATCCGgattcagatttttaaaaaaaaagattcttcaccattgcgggatagggcgaattctgaatttctaactccacaaaaagaaggcagaaagacttaggaaaaaatagggtgtaacatagtcataTGTTCTATCAaagaacttccttggcggaggtctgcactctctgagtgcatttcttgttGGTTATTGCTATTGATATAATTTTCTGGATACTAAATTAGGTGAAGTAAAATAGCAAAATAGGTGAATTTGGCTGGAGTTTTTGCCCTTTTTTACCTGGAATTAACGAACAGACGTGTAAAcaataggggtggtacggttcacaaaattcacggttcggttcatatcgcggtgtcaaggtcacggttttcggttctctacggttcttttttttttagttcatgataaatggtgcactggctgaTAGAATCGGActcatcactaaatatcctacatatggtttgtataggcttataatgtgaaaatggtacgattttaattgtgtcatcctctgatttggtcttatacgctaatgttttaatcagagagactggataagatactactagaatctctgttttacatatttttctgggcagtacatgaattgcggtttgcgatagATTGCAcgattcggttcggtatgtgtgtgaattgtacggtttcggttttcggtgcggtttgtgccatccctagtaaaCAATGCACACTTCTAACAGTGCCTatactagggcagtcatgggtgagcggttagggcgtcagacttgcatcccagaggttgccggttcgactcccgacccgccaagttggtggggggagtaatcaaccagtgctctcccccatcctcctccatgactgaggtaccctgagcatggtactgctccccatggggcgccactgagggc
Proteins encoded in this region:
- the lamp1b gene encoding lysosome-associated membrane glycoprotein 1b; this encodes MIPHIRKQPLSTSITLIVVLVATLHHSVVSQEVAATADPQASPGNPERGDYNVTNGNGTVCLMARMGLQLNVTFTNMENKTVQELVNLHPNLTKPAGSCSGETATLILSEEKTNLTFSFSLNVTSKKYHLSTLSLSAAWPDMAAPMSAAGSDLDYLRGTLGRSYMCREEQVLMVDPSFSLNTYQLQVQPFGINSGAFGEAEECELDEDDMLIPIIVGAALSGLVLIVLMAYLIGRKRSHAGYQTI